A stretch of the Crocinitomicaceae bacterium genome encodes the following:
- a CDS encoding T9SS type A sorting domain-containing protein, with product MKNFLLVITLIGLLPMLHAQQNWCGTDAHLEKHFEENPDQVNSFVEHYIRISNGQMTGQVDRTDPIIIPVVVHVIHDNGVGNISYEQIQSGIDMLNIDYNRQNADTIDTRNTSDAPFEPLAVSFDISFALAKIDPDGNCTNGVERRNSPGATYNAGENAKYYDQGGLDAWPRDQYLNIWIVNSIESDGSGGITLGYAEFPQFATDGYGVIIRHDSYGTMGTASGDRTLTHEVGHCLGLLHTFQGPFFGGGTGCHTSDCGAAGDFCCDTPPASAAHWDCPPSYNSCTGVPTNDPYGFDAFDQWENYMSYAPCQNMFSQGQYDIVSANLSGIAFLADLVSLANQTATGVLLPATLCQADFYSNQQVICAGNSVDFFDASYFNVTGWSWTFEGGSPASSTDQNPIITYNTSGTFDVTLTATDGVSNVSITLTDYIRVLPDPGDNLPYKEGFESITTVPDYDRFFVENPNGATAWEINNSVSYSGNDCVWLENFGNEDGSIDEIISGTIDLSTVSSSDTMIFYFYYAYVRKTSATDEWLKFYISKDCGETWALRKNMHGSTLGENVQSTAFTPDGEDDWKKVSVTNITSDYFVSDFRYKFEFTNDAGNNIYLDHINMYPVSMTGVAEPDALVQLEVYPNPANEDLTISFISAGQENCKVIIYDALGNQIDVVYNGSLNQGAQKFTYNTSGLSAGVYFIRIEGEDYTETVKLIIE from the coding sequence ATGAAGAATTTTTTACTCGTGATTACCCTGATAGGGTTATTACCGATGTTGCATGCACAACAAAACTGGTGCGGTACAGATGCACATCTTGAAAAGCACTTTGAAGAAAATCCTGATCAAGTAAATTCGTTTGTTGAACACTATATCAGAATCAGCAATGGACAAATGACGGGTCAGGTTGATCGGACAGATCCTATAATTATTCCCGTGGTAGTGCATGTAATACATGACAATGGCGTTGGCAATATTTCGTATGAGCAAATTCAATCAGGTATTGACATGCTGAACATAGATTACAATCGACAGAATGCTGATACTATTGATACACGCAATACAAGCGATGCGCCTTTTGAACCGCTGGCAGTTTCATTTGATATTTCATTTGCCCTTGCAAAAATTGACCCGGATGGAAATTGCACCAATGGAGTTGAGCGCAGAAATTCTCCCGGAGCAACTTACAATGCCGGAGAAAATGCAAAATATTATGACCAGGGAGGTTTAGATGCATGGCCACGTGATCAGTACTTGAACATTTGGATAGTTAATTCTATTGAAAGTGATGGCTCAGGAGGTATTACACTTGGTTATGCTGAGTTTCCACAATTTGCTACTGATGGGTATGGTGTAATCATCAGACATGATTCGTATGGTACTATGGGCACAGCAAGTGGAGATCGCACGCTGACACATGAAGTTGGACATTGCCTGGGATTGTTACATACATTTCAGGGTCCGTTTTTTGGAGGTGGTACCGGTTGTCATACATCTGATTGCGGAGCAGCCGGAGATTTTTGTTGTGATACTCCACCCGCCAGTGCCGCGCATTGGGATTGTCCTCCATCATACAATTCTTGTACAGGTGTACCAACAAATGATCCTTATGGATTTGACGCCTTCGATCAGTGGGAAAATTATATGAGTTATGCTCCTTGTCAAAACATGTTCTCTCAAGGGCAATATGATATTGTGAGCGCAAATCTTTCTGGTATTGCTTTTTTAGCTGACTTGGTTTCATTGGCTAATCAAACAGCAACCGGAGTTCTGTTACCGGCCACGCTGTGTCAGGCTGATTTCTATAGCAACCAACAAGTAATTTGCGCCGGTAATAGTGTGGATTTTTTTGATGCATCTTATTTCAATGTTACAGGTTGGAGCTGGACATTTGAAGGCGGATCACCGGCATCTTCTACTGATCAAAATCCGATAATTACTTACAATACTTCGGGTACATTTGATGTTACGTTGACAGCAACAGATGGCGTTTCAAACGTGAGCATCACATTAACTGATTATATCCGCGTATTGCCTGACCCGGGTGATAATTTACCATATAAAGAAGGATTTGAATCAATCACAACGGTGCCTGATTATGATCGGTTTTTTGTTGAGAATCCTAACGGTGCAACTGCATGGGAAATTAATAATTCAGTTTCTTATTCAGGAAATGATTGTGTTTGGCTTGAGAATTTTGGAAATGAAGATGGTTCTATTGATGAAATTATTTCAGGAACTATTGACTTGAGTACTGTATCGAGTTCTGATACCATGATATTTTATTTCTATTATGCTTATGTGAGAAAAACCAGCGCTACTGATGAATGGTTGAAATTTTATATTTCTAAAGATTGTGGTGAAACATGGGCATTGAGAAAAAATATGCACGGTTCCACCTTGGGTGAAAATGTTCAGTCAACCGCCTTCACCCCGGATGGAGAAGACGATTGGAAAAAAGTATCTGTAACCAATATTACTTCAGATTATTTTGTTTCAGATTTCAGATACAAATTTGAGTTCACCAATGATGCGGGCAACAATATTTATTTAGATCACATTAATATGTATCCGGTATCTATGACCGGTGTTGCTGAACCTGATGCGCTTGTGCAACTTGAAGTTTATCCAAATCCGGCAAATGAAGATCTCACAATTTCTTTCATTTCTGCAGGACAAGAAAACTGTAAAGTTATAATTTATGATGCACTAGGCAATCAAATTGATGTGGTGTATAACGGAAGCTTAAATCAAGGCGCTCAGAAATTCACGTATAATACATCTGGCTTGAGTGCAGGTGTTTATTTTATCAGAATTGAAGGAGAGGATTACACTGAAACAGTAAAATTAATCATTGAATAA
- a CDS encoding T9SS type A sorting domain-containing protein, which produces MLRILSVLFCFSFLTTFAQNRVCGFDQQNEKINQEQPGRQDAIHEHLMRMQQSGQLGGDRTDPIIIPVVVHVIHKGDESNISYEQILSGIQMLNEDFNRLNADTIDTRNYANAPFLPIAADVGIQFELAKIDPDGNCTNGVERRYNPSVTDGAGDNAKHYSQGGLDAWNRNNYFNIWVVNSIESDGEGTILGYAEFPYSGGSSNYGVIIRHDAYGNVGTAISGDRTLSHEVGHCLGLMHTFQGGCHSDDCSDNGDYCCDTPPESEAHWSCGGAQNSCNDVPLNDLYGFDAYDQWENFMSYAPCQNMFSEDQKAIMLYNISDITFLANLTSLTNQTATGVGQPAQLCLATFTSGTTVICAGSSVSFYDESYFNVSGRTWNFSGGTPNTSSDQNPVITYNAPGIYDVSLEVTDGSSSVSTIVNDYVIVLSNPGETLPYHEGFESYTTFPDNQQFLVQNDDNGQTWNIFDETAYTGDQCLKLKNFGENDGSEDSFMSGTIDLSGVDPADEMIFTFRYAYQKRSETNDEWLQIYISKDCGETWVLRKNIHGDALSTNASNIPYEPSSDGEWIEVEVDNINSDYYVSTFRYKFEFQNDVGNNIYIDHINLYPVSMITLDENQEEDVFTVYPNPANQQITIEHYANEAEWCEVTIQNALGQEILLVYSGETSAGKNQWQTDISNLPAGIYFVNVKTGSQNKTIKLIVE; this is translated from the coding sequence ATGCTGAGAATACTAAGCGTTTTATTTTGTTTTTCATTCTTGACTACGTTTGCTCAGAACCGTGTGTGTGGTTTTGACCAACAAAATGAAAAAATAAATCAAGAGCAACCCGGGCGTCAAGATGCCATACATGAACATCTCATGCGTATGCAGCAGAGCGGACAATTAGGCGGAGATCGCACTGATCCAATTATAATTCCTGTTGTTGTGCATGTGATTCACAAAGGAGATGAAAGCAATATTTCATACGAACAAATTTTAAGCGGTATTCAAATGTTGAATGAAGATTTTAATCGTCTGAATGCGGATACTATTGATACGCGCAATTATGCCAATGCACCGTTTTTACCTATTGCAGCAGATGTAGGAATTCAATTTGAACTGGCAAAAATTGATCCTGATGGCAATTGTACCAATGGAGTTGAGCGTCGCTACAATCCAAGTGTAACTGATGGCGCAGGAGACAATGCAAAACATTATAGTCAAGGTGGTTTAGATGCATGGAACCGAAATAATTATTTTAATATCTGGGTTGTGAACTCTATAGAATCTGATGGGGAAGGCACAATTTTAGGTTATGCAGAATTTCCATATAGCGGTGGTAGTTCAAATTATGGAGTAATTATCAGACATGATGCGTATGGAAATGTTGGAACCGCAATTTCAGGTGATAGAACTTTGTCTCATGAAGTGGGACACTGTCTTGGATTGATGCATACATTTCAGGGTGGTTGTCATTCTGATGACTGTTCTGACAATGGTGATTATTGTTGTGATACTCCACCTGAAAGTGAAGCGCATTGGTCATGTGGAGGCGCACAAAATTCTTGTAATGATGTTCCGCTAAATGACTTGTATGGTTTTGATGCCTATGATCAATGGGAGAATTTCATGAGTTATGCGCCATGTCAAAACATGTTCAGTGAAGATCAAAAAGCAATCATGTTATACAATATTTCTGACATTACATTTCTTGCCAATCTCACTTCACTAACTAATCAAACTGCAACCGGAGTTGGACAACCCGCTCAACTTTGTCTTGCAACTTTTACATCCGGCACAACGGTGATTTGTGCAGGATCAAGCGTGTCATTTTATGATGAATCATATTTTAATGTAAGCGGGAGAACATGGAATTTTTCAGGTGGAACTCCTAATACTTCCTCTGATCAAAATCCGGTTATCACGTATAATGCGCCGGGCATTTATGATGTTTCGCTTGAAGTTACTGATGGCAGTTCAAGCGTATCTACCATCGTGAATGATTACGTGATTGTGCTTTCAAATCCGGGTGAAACATTGCCGTATCATGAAGGGTTTGAGTCATACACTACCTTCCCTGACAACCAACAGTTTTTAGTACAGAATGATGACAATGGTCAAACATGGAATATTTTTGATGAAACAGCCTACACCGGAGACCAATGTTTGAAACTGAAAAATTTTGGTGAGAATGACGGAAGTGAAGATTCTTTTATGTCCGGTACAATAGATTTGAGTGGCGTTGATCCGGCTGATGAAATGATTTTTACATTCAGGTATGCTTATCAAAAAAGATCAGAGACTAATGATGAATGGTTGCAAATTTATATTTCAAAAGATTGTGGAGAAACCTGGGTGCTTAGAAAAAACATTCACGGTGATGCACTCAGTACAAATGCATCTAACATTCCGTATGAACCATCAAGTGATGGTGAGTGGATTGAAGTAGAAGTGGATAATATCAATTCTGATTATTACGTATCAACCTTCAGATACAAATTTGAATTCCAGAATGACGTAGGTAATAATATCTACATTGATCACATCAATTTATATCCGGTTTCCATGATAACACTTGACGAGAATCAAGAAGAAGATGTGTTTACCGTTTATCCAAACCCTGCTAATCAACAAATCACCATTGAGCATTACGCAAATGAGGCTGAATGGTGTGAAGTAACTATTCAAAATGCACTTGGTCAAGAAATACTTTTGGTGTATTCAGGGGAAACTTCTGCCGGAAAAAATCAATGGCAAACCGATATATCAAATTTGCCCGCGGGAATTTATTTTGTAAACGTGAAAACAGGTTCACAAAACAAAACCATCAAATTAATTGTTGAATAA
- a CDS encoding T9SS type A sorting domain-containing protein: protein MKMQKHKLHMLIAGFFLTTTAGYTQDEHVDFCHANEKMDELRNSDPAIALDMEQSRLELEEWTTNYIANEYDPNSRTAIYTIPVVFHVLHTNGPENISDAQIYSALQLMNDNFNKLNASWSTVNPAFLGIVADCQIEFVLARKKHNGQCTNGITRTYTETTHADNGDDQVDAVYDAQGNWPGNKYLNIFVVNEASGAAGYTTYPSNWSATSMSNGIKILHNYVGSIGTSSMSVSTSLSHEIGHWLNLAHCWGDSNEPGLSSNCSTDDGVSDTPNTMGWTYCNVSGVSCSSLDNVENYMEYSYCSKMFTEGQKARMHAALESNVGDRDNLWTTTNLTATGVSLPEALCQVVFSADKTEICAGESITFTDESFNYVTGTNWTFSGGSPASSTSSSPTITYNTPGIYTVSLQATDGSTILTNTQTNYIIVHANPGDGLPYSEGFENLSSFPDNQRFTLSDDDGDEAWEITSSASYMGDKCVWLNNYGVTNDGTHDAFMSGPIDLSGVSPTDEIEFNFKYAYRKRTSTTDEWLRFYISKDCGETWVLRKNIHGSTLSSVTASTSYTPPSADAWYSVSVDNINSDYFVSNFRYKFEFESDGYGNNIYIDNINLYPASMTSVDENENAFGLSVYPNPVNDMLTVNFDVIESGNYNITLVNLLGETIASIYSGDLPSGQNQFGYSAATLAKGVYYVRVEHDGLVSVIKFVKN, encoded by the coding sequence ATGAAAATGCAAAAACATAAATTACACATGCTGATAGCCGGATTTTTTCTGACAACAACAGCAGGCTACACACAAGATGAGCATGTAGATTTTTGTCATGCCAATGAAAAGATGGATGAGCTGAGAAATTCTGATCCCGCTATTGCGTTGGATATGGAACAATCAAGATTAGAATTGGAGGAATGGACAACCAACTACATTGCTAATGAGTATGATCCAAATAGCCGAACAGCAATTTACACCATACCCGTAGTATTTCACGTGTTGCACACCAACGGACCTGAGAATATTTCTGATGCACAAATATACAGTGCACTGCAATTGATGAATGATAATTTTAATAAACTCAATGCATCATGGTCAACTGTGAATCCTGCTTTTTTAGGTATTGTTGCTGATTGTCAAATTGAATTTGTGTTGGCCAGAAAAAAGCACAACGGACAATGCACGAATGGAATTACAAGGACCTACACCGAGACCACGCATGCTGATAATGGAGATGATCAGGTTGATGCAGTTTATGATGCGCAAGGTAACTGGCCGGGGAATAAATACCTGAATATTTTTGTAGTCAATGAAGCAAGCGGAGCTGCCGGTTATACCACGTATCCATCAAACTGGTCAGCTACTTCTATGAGTAACGGCATAAAAATATTACACAATTATGTTGGTAGTATTGGTACAAGTAGTATGAGTGTTTCAACATCACTCTCACATGAAATTGGTCACTGGTTAAATCTGGCACATTGCTGGGGTGATTCAAATGAACCGGGTTTATCATCTAACTGCAGCACAGATGATGGAGTAAGTGATACACCAAATACAATGGGTTGGACATATTGCAATGTCAGCGGCGTTAGTTGCAGTTCTCTAGACAATGTTGAAAATTATATGGAGTATTCATACTGCTCAAAAATGTTTACTGAAGGACAAAAAGCACGCATGCATGCAGCCTTGGAATCAAACGTTGGCGACCGTGATAATTTATGGACAACAACCAATCTAACTGCAACCGGAGTAAGCTTGCCTGAAGCATTGTGTCAAGTTGTTTTTAGTGCAGATAAAACAGAAATTTGTGCGGGTGAATCTATTACGTTTACTGATGAATCATTCAATTATGTAACCGGAACCAACTGGACTTTCAGCGGTGGATCACCGGCGTCTTCTACTTCTTCAAGTCCTACCATTACATACAACACACCTGGAATTTACACCGTGTCATTGCAGGCAACTGACGGAAGCACAATACTAACTAATACACAGACAAATTATATCATTGTGCATGCTAACCCGGGTGATGGTTTACCATATTCTGAAGGGTTTGAAAATTTATCTTCATTTCCTGACAACCAACGTTTCACTTTGTCAGATGATGATGGTGATGAGGCGTGGGAAATTACTTCATCTGCTTCTTACATGGGTGATAAATGTGTTTGGTTGAATAATTATGGTGTGACGAATGATGGAACCCATGACGCGTTTATGTCGGGCCCAATTGATTTAAGTGGCGTGTCACCAACAGACGAAATTGAATTTAATTTTAAATACGCATACAGAAAACGCACATCTACAACAGATGAATGGTTGCGTTTTTATATTTCAAAAGATTGTGGTGAAACGTGGGTATTGCGCAAAAATATTCACGGCTCAACCTTGAGCAGTGTCACCGCTTCAACTTCCTATACACCACCTTCAGCAGATGCATGGTATTCAGTTTCTGTTGACAATATCAATTCAGATTATTTTGTTTCAAATTTCAGATACAAGTTTGAATTTGAAAGTGACGGGTATGGTAACAATATTTACATTGATAATATTAATTTATATCCGGCTTCTATGACCAGCGTTGATGAAAATGAAAACGCGTTTGGTTTGAGCGTTTATCCAAACCCGGTGAATGATATGTTGACTGTAAATTTTGATGTAATTGAAAGCGGAAATTACAACATCACCTTAGTCAATTTATTAGGAGAAACTATTGCATCCATTTACAGCGGTGATTTACCAAGCGGACAAAATCAGTTTGGTTACTCTGCAGCAACTTTAGCTAAAGGTGTTTACTATGTCAGAGTTGAACATGATGGATTAGTAAGTGTAATTAAGTTTGTAAAAAATTAG
- a CDS encoding T9SS type A sorting domain-containing protein — MKHSLLISFLILASLAKGQIWQSDFSNASEWISTDLHGGSDQWLISSTGIGGDVDTINSLSAGNGFAQFNSSGQCAGNHQDVVLTWYQLIDISTYELSYIEFVQHYKRKKDSVYVEFSADGFTWESIRINQEFWYNQQTDNPDTVRVSIPASVQAQPFYLRFRFTGDCGFAWLMDDMKIFEKEQFSMFGSGRITSAGHGYVESSYCFATHFDGEFILTNFGLDTLFNVNIQSDVFINDVFAYNQSTVIPYIAPADTLMVNQLELLQGPMIANYEYNIVSHINNSEVTLPEIKDSIFITSDETSAYDGNIEGYLLPYEIDRELIGNVVIPTGSTCISSPEIYIPDSAFYIGSLVWAIIMKKNGANWDYCAMTQDYLITSADLGSWVVLGVDAPFPGTDVFFEIGDTCLILYGNYGSIVPIAYGAKNPLGTYYTDFFGNLKYDSEGHSAVVRWKPYIGCDACWESLDENNQPSISIYPNPANTKIDIEPVDKNFLSYSISSVDGRLICDHVDYAGESIPIDFLSNGIYILTVEAESGHTYAVRFVKE, encoded by the coding sequence ATGAAACACTCACTACTCATTTCATTTTTAATTTTAGCTTCACTTGCGAAAGGTCAGATTTGGCAAAGTGATTTCAGTAATGCATCAGAATGGATCAGTACTGATTTGCATGGAGGATCAGATCAATGGTTGATCAGTTCAACAGGAATTGGCGGTGATGTGGATACTATAAATTCACTAAGTGCCGGGAATGGTTTTGCGCAATTCAATTCTTCAGGACAATGCGCCGGAAATCATCAGGATGTTGTGCTGACCTGGTATCAACTCATTGATATTTCAACCTACGAACTTTCATACATTGAATTTGTGCAGCATTATAAACGCAAAAAAGATTCAGTGTATGTTGAATTCAGTGCTGATGGTTTTACGTGGGAATCAATTCGCATTAACCAAGAATTTTGGTATAATCAGCAAACAGATAATCCTGACACGGTACGGGTTTCAATTCCGGCTTCTGTTCAGGCGCAACCATTTTATCTGAGATTCCGATTCACCGGTGATTGTGGTTTTGCCTGGTTGATGGATGATATGAAGATATTTGAGAAGGAGCAGTTTTCGATGTTTGGTAGTGGAAGAATAACCAGCGCCGGTCATGGTTATGTAGAGTCATCATATTGCTTTGCAACACATTTTGATGGAGAATTTATTCTTACAAATTTTGGATTGGATACACTGTTCAATGTGAATATTCAGTCAGATGTTTTTATTAATGATGTATTTGCCTATAATCAGTCAACCGTTATACCCTATATTGCACCAGCCGATACGCTTATGGTAAATCAGCTTGAACTCCTTCAGGGGCCCATGATAGCGAATTATGAATACAACATAGTTTCTCACATCAATAACTCAGAGGTTACATTGCCAGAAATAAAAGATTCAATTTTTATAACCAGCGACGAAACTAGCGCTTATGATGGAAATATTGAAGGATATCTATTGCCTTATGAAATTGATAGAGAATTAATCGGAAATGTTGTTATTCCTACAGGATCGACATGTATCAGCTCTCCTGAAATTTATATTCCGGACAGTGCATTTTATATTGGGTCACTTGTTTGGGCCATTATTATGAAAAAGAATGGAGCTAACTGGGATTATTGTGCAATGACGCAGGATTATTTAATAACAAGTGCCGATTTAGGAAGTTGGGTAGTGTTAGGAGTTGACGCACCATTCCCCGGAACAGATGTGTTTTTTGAAATAGGGGATACATGTCTTATTTTATATGGGAATTATGGCTCAATCGTCCCAATTGCTTACGGAGCAAAAAATCCTTTGGGTACTTATTATACGGACTTTTTTGGGAATCTGAAATATGATTCTGAAGGTCATTCTGCCGTGGTTCGTTGGAAACCGTATATAGGATGTGATGCGTGCTGGGAATCATTAGACGAGAACAACCAACCTTCCATCTCCATCTACCCAAACCCGGCAAATACAAAAATTGATATTGAACCAGTAGATAAAAACTTTTTATCATACAGTATCAGCAGCGTTGATGGCAGATTAATTTGTGACCATGTTGACTATGCAGGAGAATCAATTCCAATAGATTTTTTGAGTAATGGAATTTATATTCTCACCGTGGAAGCAGAAAGTGGACATACTTATGCGGTGCGGTTTGTAAAAGAGTAA
- a CDS encoding response regulator transcription factor: protein MKSVKILVVDDEEDILELLNYNFKKEGFTVYTAATAKTAIESAHKNHPDIILLDVMLPDMDGISICETLRADAAFKNTLILFLSARQEDYSQVAGYNAGADDYLVKPIRVKILIHKIRALLERVNGSPKGTTLSGITINPERFSITQGEVETTIPKKEFELLALLMSRPDKVFRREEILSEVWNNSHIGDRTIDVHIRKLREKFGQDTIQTVKGVGYKFCSKVD from the coding sequence ATGAAATCTGTAAAAATACTGGTAGTTGATGACGAGGAAGATATCCTTGAGCTACTGAATTATAATTTTAAGAAAGAAGGTTTTACCGTATATACGGCTGCAACTGCAAAAACTGCCATTGAATCTGCTCACAAAAATCATCCGGATATTATTTTGCTTGATGTAATGCTACCAGACATGGACGGCATTTCAATTTGTGAAACGCTACGTGCTGATGCCGCATTTAAAAACACACTCATCTTATTTTTATCTGCACGTCAGGAAGATTATTCTCAGGTTGCCGGTTATAACGCCGGAGCTGATGATTATTTGGTGAAACCCATCCGAGTAAAAATTCTCATTCACAAAATACGCGCACTGCTTGAGCGGGTAAACGGTTCACCAAAAGGTACTACGCTTTCAGGTATTACCATCAATCCTGAACGGTTTTCAATCACGCAAGGTGAAGTTGAAACAACGATACCAAAAAAAGAATTTGAACTGCTTGCATTGCTCATGAGCCGACCTGATAAAGTTTTCAGACGAGAAGAAATTTTGAGTGAAGTATGGAATAATTCTCACATCGGAGATCGTACTATTGATGTACACATTCGTAAACTGCGTGAAAAATTTGGGCAAGATACTATTCAAACCGTAAAAGGTGTTGGATATAAATTCTGCTCAAAAGTAGATTAA